A DNA window from Halorubrum sp. DM2 contains the following coding sequences:
- a CDS encoding DNA-directed RNA polymerase subunit A' yields the protein MQTPKVLGGIDFGLMDPETYRDMSATKVITADTYDDDGYPIDMGLMDPRLGVIDPGLECRTCGSHSGSCNGHFGHIELAAPVIHVGFTKLIRRLLRSTCRECGKLALDEAQRDEFRDRYERAKELGDDEHDVLKAAVRQARKASTCPFCGEPQADIKHEKPTTYYEVQDVLSGDYSERIAAAMQPDEEEDDPGTSPQELAEETDIALDRINEIMAGEFRPRKDDRRAIEKALDVDLTEEDMNKLMPSDIRDWFEDIPDEDLEVLGIDSEHSRPEWMILTVLPVPPVTTRPSITLDNGQRSEDDLTHKLVDIIRINQRFMENREAGAPQLIIEDLWELLQYHVTTFVDNEISGTPPARHRSGRPLKTLSQRLKGKEGRFRGSLSGKRVNFSARTVISPDPTLSLNEVGVPDRVAMEMTQTLNVTERNVEEARQYVRNGPEAHPGANYVRRPDGRRLKVTEKNCEELAEKVEPDWEVNRHLVDGDIVIFNRQPSLHRMSIMAHEVVVMPYKTFRLNTVVCPPYNADFDGDEMNMHALQNEEARAEARVLMRVQEQILSPRFGGNIIGAIQDHISGTYLLTHSNPEFTETQALDLLRATRVDELPEADGVDDEGREYWTGRTLFSELLPDDLDLSFTSSAGDDVVIEDGQLIEGTIDEDAVGAFGGEVVDTLTKEYGETRSRVFINEIASLAMRAIMNFGFSIGIDDESIPPEAEEQVDDAIESAYDRVQELIATYEAGELESLPGRGVDETLEMKIMQTLGKARDSAGEIADQHFGDDNPAVVMARSGARGSMLNLTQMAGSVGQQAVRGERINRGYEDRTLSHYRPNDLSSEAHGFVENSYRGGLTPEEFFFHAMGGREGLVDTAVRTSKSGYLQRRLINALSELEAQYDGTVRDTSGRIVQFEFGEDGTSPVKVSSGEEDGIDVDGIVDRVVDAEFESSEEKERFLGEREPPTNLSEHAGPGLNKAAELEVESDD from the coding sequence ATGCAAACACCGAAAGTGCTCGGCGGGATCGACTTCGGACTCATGGACCCGGAGACGTACCGGGACATGTCCGCGACGAAAGTGATCACGGCCGACACGTACGACGACGACGGCTATCCGATCGACATGGGGCTGATGGACCCGCGACTGGGCGTTATCGACCCCGGACTGGAGTGTCGGACCTGCGGCTCGCACTCCGGCTCCTGTAACGGCCACTTCGGCCACATCGAGCTGGCCGCGCCGGTCATCCACGTCGGCTTTACCAAGCTCATCCGGCGGCTGCTCCGCTCGACGTGTCGCGAGTGCGGGAAGCTCGCCTTGGACGAGGCGCAGCGCGACGAGTTCCGCGACCGCTACGAGCGGGCGAAGGAGCTCGGCGACGACGAACACGACGTGCTGAAGGCGGCCGTCCGGCAGGCCCGAAAGGCGTCCACCTGTCCGTTCTGTGGCGAGCCGCAGGCGGACATCAAACACGAGAAGCCGACCACCTACTACGAGGTCCAAGACGTTCTCTCGGGCGACTACTCCGAGCGCATCGCGGCCGCGATGCAGCCCGACGAGGAGGAGGACGACCCGGGCACCTCGCCACAGGAGCTGGCCGAGGAGACGGACATCGCCCTCGACCGGATCAACGAGATCATGGCCGGCGAGTTCCGCCCGCGCAAGGATGACCGCCGCGCCATCGAGAAGGCGCTCGACGTCGATCTGACCGAGGAGGACATGAACAAGCTGATGCCCTCGGACATCCGCGACTGGTTCGAGGACATCCCGGACGAGGATCTGGAGGTCCTCGGCATCGACTCCGAGCACTCCCGCCCGGAGTGGATGATCCTGACGGTGCTGCCGGTCCCGCCGGTCACCACCCGACCCTCGATCACGCTGGACAACGGCCAGCGCTCCGAGGACGACCTCACCCACAAGCTGGTCGACATCATCCGGATCAACCAGCGGTTCATGGAGAACCGCGAGGCGGGCGCGCCGCAGCTGATCATCGAGGACCTCTGGGAACTCCTCCAGTACCACGTCACCACGTTCGTCGACAACGAGATCAGCGGGACGCCGCCGGCGCGACACCGCTCCGGTCGTCCCCTCAAGACCCTCAGCCAGCGGCTGAAGGGGAAGGAGGGCCGCTTCCGCGGCTCGCTTTCGGGGAAACGCGTCAACTTCTCCGCCCGGACCGTCATCTCGCCCGACCCGACGCTCTCGCTGAACGAGGTCGGCGTTCCGGACCGGGTCGCCATGGAGATGACCCAGACGCTCAACGTCACCGAGCGCAACGTCGAGGAGGCGCGCCAGTACGTCCGGAACGGGCCGGAGGCCCACCCCGGAGCCAACTACGTGCGCCGCCCCGACGGTCGCCGGCTGAAGGTAACCGAGAAGAACTGCGAGGAGCTCGCCGAGAAGGTCGAGCCCGACTGGGAGGTGAACCGCCACCTCGTGGACGGCGACATCGTGATCTTCAACCGGCAGCCGTCGCTCCACCGGATGTCCATCATGGCCCACGAGGTCGTGGTGATGCCGTACAAGACGTTCCGGCTCAACACCGTCGTCTGTCCGCCGTACAACGCCGACTTCGACGGCGACGAGATGAACATGCACGCGCTGCAAAACGAGGAGGCTCGCGCCGAGGCGCGCGTCCTCATGCGCGTCCAAGAGCAGATCCTGAGCCCCCGCTTCGGCGGGAACATCATCGGCGCGATCCAAGACCACATCTCCGGGACGTATCTGCTCACGCACTCGAACCCCGAGTTCACGGAGACGCAGGCGCTCGACCTGCTGCGCGCGACTCGCGTCGACGAGCTGCCCGAGGCGGACGGCGTCGACGACGAGGGCCGCGAGTACTGGACCGGTCGGACGCTGTTCTCGGAGCTGCTCCCCGACGATCTGGACCTGTCGTTCACGTCGTCGGCGGGCGACGACGTCGTCATCGAGGACGGCCAGCTGATCGAGGGCACCATCGACGAGGACGCGGTCGGCGCGTTCGGCGGCGAAGTCGTCGACACGCTCACGAAGGAGTACGGCGAGACGCGCTCGCGCGTGTTCATCAACGAGATCGCGTCGCTGGCGATGCGCGCGATCATGAACTTCGGGTTCTCGATCGGGATCGACGACGAGTCGATCCCGCCGGAGGCCGAAGAGCAGGTCGACGACGCGATCGAGAGCGCCTACGACCGCGTTCAGGAACTGATCGCGACCTACGAGGCCGGCGAGCTTGAGTCGCTTCCCGGGCGCGGCGTCGACGAGACGCTGGAGATGAAGATCATGCAGACGCTCGGGAAGGCCCGCGACTCGGCCGGGGAGATCGCCGATCAGCACTTCGGCGACGACAACCCGGCGGTCGTGATGGCCCGCTCGGGTGCGCGTGGCTCGATGCTGAACCTGACGCAGATGGCCGGTTCCGTCGGCCAGCAGGCGGTCCGCGGCGAGCGGATCAACCGCGGCTACGAGGACCGGACGCTCTCTCACTACCGGCCGAACGACCTCTCTTCGGAGGCGCACGGCTTCGTGGAGAACTCCTACCGCGGCGGGCTCACCCCCGAGGAGTTCTTCTTCCACGCGATGGGCGGCCGCGAGGGGCTGGTCGACACGGCGGTCCGGACCTCCAAGTCCGGCTACCTCCAGCGTCGGCTCATCAACGCGCTCTCCGAGCTGGAGGCGCAGTACGACGGCACGGTCCGGGACACCTCGGGCCGGATCGTCCAGTTCGAGTTCGGCGAGGACGGCACCTCGCCGGTGAAGGTCTCTTCCGGCGAGGAGGACGGCATCGACGTCGACGGCATCGTCGACCGCGTCGTCGACGCCGAGTTCGAGTCCAGCGAGGAGAAAGAGCGGTTCCTCGGCGAGCGCGAGCCGCCGACGAACCTCTCGGAGCACGCCGGACCGGGCCTGAACAAGGCCGCCGAACTGGAGGTGGAGTCGGATGACTGA
- the rpoA2 gene encoding DNA-directed RNA polymerase subunit A'' — protein MTEYDHVTDDMEAVVEATELPRRLKTKVYEALDRKAEETGEVTIEQATDVVEGVENRYEQTRVDPLDPVGTVSAQSIGEPGTQMTMNTFHYAGVAEIDVTQGLPRLIELVDARKTPDTPMMTVYLEEEYATDREKAHEVVWSIEATRILALGDVSTNVADMLVRIDLNDDTLLERWPTHSNPAEIAEIIAETIEDALGVNARQSGTVVEFGPNEPSYRELLQLVERLREIVFKGIEEIERVVIRKEEIDGGEEFVLYTEGSAFGDTLAIEGVDASRSTCNNIHEIYRNLGVEAARETIIDETKNTLEEQGLDDVNVRHLMLVADIMTNNGEIESIGRHGISGNKDSVLARAAFEVTVNHLLDAAIHGEYDELDGVIENVIAGKPISMGTGDVDLRMGSRVVSDD, from the coding sequence ATGACTGAATACGACCACGTCACCGACGACATGGAGGCGGTCGTCGAGGCGACCGAGCTCCCCCGCCGGCTCAAGACGAAGGTGTACGAGGCGCTCGACCGCAAGGCCGAGGAGACCGGCGAGGTCACCATCGAGCAGGCGACGGACGTCGTCGAGGGCGTCGAGAACCGCTACGAGCAGACGCGGGTCGACCCCTTGGATCCGGTGGGCACCGTCTCGGCGCAGTCGATCGGCGAGCCCGGGACGCAGATGACGATGAACACGTTCCACTACGCCGGCGTCGCCGAGATCGACGTCACGCAGGGGCTGCCGCGGCTCATCGAGCTAGTGGACGCCCGGAAGACGCCGGACACGCCGATGATGACGGTGTATCTCGAAGAGGAGTACGCGACCGACCGCGAGAAGGCTCACGAGGTCGTCTGGTCGATCGAGGCGACGCGCATCCTCGCGCTCGGCGACGTGTCGACGAACGTCGCGGACATGCTGGTCCGGATCGACCTGAACGACGACACGCTCTTAGAGCGGTGGCCGACCCACTCGAACCCCGCTGAGATCGCGGAGATCATCGCGGAGACGATCGAGGACGCGCTCGGCGTGAACGCCCGGCAGTCGGGCACCGTGGTCGAGTTCGGTCCCAACGAGCCGAGCTACCGCGAGCTGCTCCAGCTCGTCGAGCGGCTCCGCGAGATCGTCTTCAAGGGGATCGAGGAGATCGAACGCGTCGTCATCCGCAAAGAGGAGATCGACGGCGGCGAGGAGTTCGTCCTCTACACCGAGGGGTCGGCGTTCGGCGACACCCTCGCGATCGAGGGCGTCGACGCCTCCCGGTCGACGTGTAACAACATCCACGAGATCTACCGGAACCTCGGCGTCGAGGCGGCCCGCGAGACCATCATCGACGAGACGAAGAACACGCTCGAAGAGCAGGGGCTCGACGACGTGAACGTCCGGCACCTCATGCTCGTCGCGGACATCATGACGAACAACGGCGAGATCGAGTCGATCGGCCGGCACGGTATCTCCGGTAACAAGGACTCGGTCCTCGCGCGCGCGGCGTTCGAGGTGACGGTGAACCACCTGCTCGACGCCGCGATCCACGGCGAGTACGACGAGCTCGACGGCGTCATCGAGAACGTCATCGCCGGTAAGCCCATCTCGATGGGGACCGGCGACGTCGACCTCCGGATGGGGTCGCGTGTCGTGAGCGACGACTGA
- a CDS encoding NusA-like transcription termination signal-binding factor — protein MRVELSDEARRYIGRFDELTGVTPTDCLVEGDRLVFVVPAGEMAAAIGQGGETVAEAERRLAKSIELVEDADTAEAFVASTLAPAAVNAVTISEQTDRVAYVEVPEADRGVAIGADGANIETARRLAERHYDVDDVQLT, from the coding sequence ATGCGCGTCGAGCTCTCCGACGAGGCGCGGCGCTACATCGGTCGGTTCGACGAGCTGACCGGCGTCACGCCGACCGACTGCCTCGTGGAGGGCGACCGCCTCGTGTTCGTGGTGCCCGCGGGCGAGATGGCGGCCGCGATCGGACAGGGCGGCGAGACCGTCGCGGAGGCCGAACGCCGGCTCGCGAAGTCGATCGAACTGGTCGAGGACGCGGACACCGCCGAGGCGTTCGTCGCGAGCACGCTCGCGCCGGCGGCCGTCAACGCCGTCACCATCTCAGAGCAGACCGATCGCGTGGCGTACGTCGAGGTCCCCGAGGCGGACCGCGGCGTCGCCATCGGCGCGGACGGGGCGAACATCGAGACCGCGCGCCGGCTCGCGGAGCGGCACTACGACGTCGACGACGTACAGCTGACCTGA
- a CDS encoding 30S ribosomal protein S12, with protein sequence MANGKYAARKLKKDRQKRRWSDSEYARRERGLKKKSDPLEGAPQARGIVLEKVGIEAKQPNSAIRKCVRVQLIKNGKQVTAFCPGDGAISFIDEHDEVTIAGIGGAKGRAMGDLSGVNYKVEKVNGVSMIELVRGNAEKPVR encoded by the coding sequence ATGGCGAACGGCAAGTACGCGGCCCGTAAGCTCAAAAAGGACCGGCAGAAGCGTCGCTGGTCCGACTCCGAGTACGCTCGGCGCGAGCGCGGGCTCAAAAAGAAGTCCGACCCGCTTGAGGGTGCCCCGCAGGCGCGCGGCATCGTCTTGGAAAAGGTCGGCATCGAGGCAAAGCAGCCGAACTCGGCGATCCGAAAGTGCGTCCGGGTTCAGCTCATCAAAAACGGGAAACAGGTCACCGCGTTCTGTCCCGGTGACGGCGCGATTTCCTTCATCGACGAACACGACGAGGTCACGATCGCCGGGATCGGCGGCGCGAAGGGTCGCGCGATGGGCGACCTCTCCGGCGTCAACTACAAGGTCGAGAAGGTCAACGGCGTGTCGATGATCGAACTGGTTCGCGGGAACGCGGAGAAACCGGTCAGATGA
- a CDS encoding 30S ribosomal protein S7 has translation MSGEETEAASGEDVAADEPDPDAPASSEAANENAKLFGVWDVTEIAYEDPSTKRYMTVTPIAHTMGRHASKQFKKSEISLVERLINRLMQTDENTGKKQQATRIVRDAFDIVHERTEENPVQILVTAVENAAPREETVRLKYGGISVPKAVDVAPQRRVDQALLFISDGVASATYKSTTSAAEALANELISAADYDVEASYSISQKEERERVAAAAR, from the coding sequence ATGAGCGGTGAGGAGACCGAGGCGGCGTCCGGCGAGGACGTCGCCGCCGACGAGCCGGATCCGGACGCGCCCGCGTCCAGCGAGGCCGCAAACGAGAACGCCAAGCTGTTCGGCGTCTGGGATGTCACCGAGATCGCCTACGAGGACCCCTCGACGAAGCGGTACATGACGGTGACGCCCATCGCGCACACGATGGGTCGCCACGCGTCCAAGCAGTTCAAGAAGTCCGAAATTTCCCTCGTCGAGCGGCTGATCAACCGCCTGATGCAGACCGACGAGAACACGGGGAAGAAACAGCAGGCGACGCGGATCGTCCGTGACGCCTTCGATATCGTTCACGAGCGGACCGAGGAGAACCCGGTCCAGATCCTCGTGACGGCCGTCGAGAACGCCGCGCCTCGCGAGGAGACCGTCCGCCTGAAGTACGGCGGCATCTCCGTCCCGAAGGCCGTCGACGTCGCGCCCCAGCGCCGCGTCGACCAGGCGCTGCTTTTCATCTCTGACGGCGTCGCCAGCGCGACGTACAAGTCGACGACCTCGGCCGCCGAGGCGCTCGCGAACGAACTGATCTCCGCCGCCGACTACGACGTCGAGGCCTCCTACTCCATCTCGCAGAAGGAAGAGCGCGAACGCGTCGCCGCTGCGGCCCGCTGA
- a CDS encoding dicarboxylate/amino acid:cation symporter, giving the protein MANTLTRSWNRYRAVPIVYRIGLAFALGSLVGLAVGQPATALQPLGDLFVNLLSMLIVPIVVFTLLMGARRLSPSNLGKIGGQVVGLYALTSAAAVGFGLLVANLIDPGVNLELGDAEAQTAEAPDIVEVILGIVPQNPIGAMASGDILPTIFFVIVFGIALALVEQSTDSPDIRNGVESFYDLAEAGAEAMFKVVWGVMEYGVVGVFALMAAVFGRAGVDAIVPFALLIAALAIAVVAHIAVVHLAVLVRLLAGQSPVAFLTGGRDALITALSIRSSSGTLPVTMANADDNFHIDEGVYSFSLPLGATINMDGTALYQGVAAVFAANLVGVQLTIAEQATVVLVAVLASVGAAGVPGTGLIMLTLVLTQLGLPLEVVGFVAGVDPILDRLRTMTNISGDLAVTTVVAKWNDAVDFSRGAWVGESGDPGVAAGDD; this is encoded by the coding sequence ATGGCGAACACACTCACGCGGTCGTGGAACCGGTATCGCGCGGTACCGATCGTCTACCGGATCGGGCTGGCCTTCGCGCTCGGCTCGCTCGTCGGACTCGCGGTGGGGCAGCCCGCGACGGCGCTCCAGCCGCTCGGCGACCTGTTCGTGAACCTCCTGAGCATGCTGATCGTCCCCATCGTCGTGTTCACCCTCCTGATGGGGGCGCGCCGGCTCTCGCCGAGCAACCTCGGTAAGATCGGCGGGCAGGTGGTCGGCTTGTACGCCCTCACCTCGGCCGCGGCGGTCGGCTTCGGACTGCTGGTCGCGAACCTCATCGACCCCGGGGTCAACCTCGAATTGGGTGACGCGGAGGCACAGACCGCGGAAGCGCCCGACATCGTCGAGGTGATTCTGGGGATCGTCCCCCAGAACCCCATCGGCGCGATGGCCTCGGGTGACATCCTCCCGACCATTTTCTTCGTCATCGTGTTCGGCATCGCGTTGGCGCTCGTCGAGCAGTCCACCGACTCGCCGGACATCCGAAACGGGGTCGAGTCGTTCTACGACCTCGCGGAGGCCGGGGCCGAGGCGATGTTCAAGGTGGTCTGGGGCGTGATGGAGTACGGCGTCGTCGGCGTGTTCGCCCTGATGGCGGCTGTGTTCGGGCGGGCGGGCGTCGACGCCATCGTCCCGTTCGCGCTGCTCATCGCGGCGCTCGCGATCGCCGTGGTCGCTCACATCGCGGTCGTTCACCTCGCCGTCCTCGTGCGGCTGCTCGCCGGACAGTCGCCGGTCGCGTTCCTCACGGGCGGTCGCGACGCGCTCATCACCGCCCTGTCGATCCGCTCCTCGTCCGGGACGCTGCCCGTGACGATGGCGAACGCCGACGACAACTTCCACATTGACGAGGGGGTGTACAGCTTCTCCCTGCCGCTCGGCGCGACGATCAACATGGACGGTACCGCGCTGTATCAGGGCGTGGCTGCGGTGTTCGCCGCGAACCTTGTCGGCGTCCAGCTCACCATCGCCGAGCAGGCGACGGTCGTGCTCGTCGCCGTGCTGGCGAGCGTCGGCGCGGCCGGCGTCCCGGGGACCGGACTCATCATGCTGACGCTCGTGTTGACACAGCTCGGACTTCCGCTCGAAGTCGTCGGGTTCGTCGCCGGCGTGGACCCGATACTGGACCGGTTGCGGACGATGACGAACATCAGCGGCGACCTCGCGGTGACGACGGTCGTCGCGAAGTGGAACGACGCCGTCGACTTCTCGCGGGGCGCGTGGGTCGGCGAGAGCGGTGACCCCGGCGTCGCCGCTGGCGACGACTGA
- a CDS encoding aconitate hydratase has translation MGQTITEKILDDHLVEGELTPGEEIGIEIDQVLTQDTTGTMVWLQFEALDLDEVQTELAAQYCDHQTYQFDFKNTDDHRFLRSAAGTYGAYFSRPGNGICHQVHKENFAAPGKTLLGSDSHTPTPGGLGQLAIGAGGLDIAVAMGGGPYYVEMPEVVNVHLEGELPEWATAKDVALHLLGELTVKGGVGKIFEYTGPGAEKLSIPERTTITNLGTELGATSSIFATDEKTKDWLARQDREEEYVDLQPDDDAEYAETVEVDLNELEPLVAAPSMPDNVAPVSEYEGTDVEQVIVGSCTNGAYEDILPSAKMLEDREVAKQTEMIVAPGSKQASEMLAREGWTAEMMAAGVNFSEATCGACIGIGHVPASDSVSLRTFNRNFEGRSGIEDDSVFLCSPEVATAAAITGEIVDPRDLADELGDLEAPGLEMGTKYGPGMGKDDSDIISPDEAIDDGLVKGPNIGDVPLKDDIDVDGGEALLKMEDNITTDHIIPATADILKFRSNIEKLSEFTLSRVDDTFAERALAADGGVLVAGENYGQGSSREHAALCPMYLGIEAVFAQSFARIHKANLFNFGIVPLAIDAETYERIDQGDDLHIVDDVPAGVSSGQEEFTVSVNGEWEFTADLDASEREREILSAGGKLSWVKQQHVDDGSGATPADD, from the coding sequence ATGGGACAAACGATTACGGAGAAGATCCTCGATGACCATCTCGTCGAGGGCGAGCTGACGCCCGGCGAGGAGATCGGTATCGAGATCGATCAGGTGCTGACGCAGGACACGACGGGGACGATGGTGTGGCTCCAGTTCGAGGCCCTCGATCTGGACGAGGTCCAGACGGAGCTGGCCGCGCAGTACTGCGACCACCAGACGTACCAGTTCGACTTCAAGAACACCGACGACCACCGGTTCCTCCGCTCGGCGGCGGGCACGTACGGCGCGTACTTCTCCCGCCCCGGCAACGGGATCTGCCACCAGGTCCACAAGGAGAACTTCGCCGCGCCCGGCAAGACGCTGCTCGGCTCCGACTCGCACACGCCGACGCCCGGCGGCCTCGGCCAACTCGCGATCGGCGCGGGCGGGCTCGACATCGCCGTCGCGATGGGCGGCGGCCCCTACTACGTCGAGATGCCGGAAGTCGTCAACGTCCACCTCGAAGGCGAGCTCCCCGAGTGGGCGACCGCCAAGGACGTCGCGCTCCACCTGCTCGGCGAGCTGACCGTCAAGGGCGGCGTGGGCAAGATCTTCGAGTACACCGGACCGGGAGCCGAGAAGCTCTCGATCCCCGAGCGCACCACGATCACGAACCTCGGCACCGAGCTCGGCGCGACCTCCTCGATCTTCGCGACCGACGAGAAGACGAAAGACTGGCTCGCGCGTCAGGACCGCGAGGAGGAGTACGTCGACCTCCAGCCCGACGACGACGCGGAGTACGCCGAGACGGTCGAGGTCGACTTGAACGAGCTCGAACCGCTCGTGGCCGCGCCCTCGATGCCCGACAACGTCGCCCCCGTCAGCGAGTACGAGGGGACCGACGTCGAGCAGGTCATCGTCGGCTCCTGTACCAACGGTGCCTACGAGGACATCCTCCCCAGCGCGAAGATGCTGGAGGACCGCGAGGTCGCGAAGCAGACCGAGATGATCGTCGCGCCCGGCTCGAAGCAGGCCTCCGAGATGCTGGCCCGCGAGGGCTGGACCGCGGAGATGATGGCGGCCGGCGTCAACTTCTCCGAGGCGACCTGCGGCGCATGTATCGGTATCGGCCACGTGCCCGCCTCCGACTCCGTCTCGCTGCGTACCTTCAACCGCAACTTCGAGGGGCGTTCCGGCATCGAGGACGACTCCGTCTTCCTCTGCTCGCCCGAGGTCGCCACCGCGGCGGCCATCACCGGCGAGATCGTCGACCCCCGCGACCTCGCGGACGAGCTCGGCGACCTCGAAGCGCCCGGCCTAGAGATGGGGACGAAGTACGGTCCCGGGATGGGGAAGGACGACTCCGACATCATCTCGCCCGACGAGGCGATCGACGACGGGCTCGTCAAGGGGCCGAACATCGGCGACGTGCCGCTGAAAGACGACATCGACGTGGACGGCGGTGAGGCCCTCCTCAAGATGGAGGACAACATCACCACCGACCACATCATCCCGGCGACGGCGGACATCCTGAAGTTCCGCTCGAACATCGAGAAGCTCTCCGAGTTCACGCTCTCGCGCGTCGACGACACGTTCGCCGAGCGCGCGCTCGCCGCCGACGGCGGCGTCCTCGTGGCCGGCGAGAACTACGGCCAGGGCTCCTCGCGCGAACACGCCGCCCTCTGTCCGATGTACCTCGGCATCGAGGCGGTCTTCGCGCAGAGCTTCGCCCGCATCCACAAGGCGAACCTGTTCAACTTCGGGATCGTCCCGCTGGCGATCGACGCGGAGACGTACGAGCGGATCGACCAGGGCGACGACCTCCACATCGTCGACGACGTGCCCGCGGGCGTCTCCTCCGGGCAGGAGGAGTTCACCGTGAGCGTCAACGGCGAGTGGGAGTTCACCGCCGACCTCGACGCCTCCGAGCGCGAGCGCGAGATCCTCTCGGCGGGCGGCAAGCTCTCGTGGGTCAAACAGCAGCACGTCGACGACGGCTCCGGCGCGACGCCGGCCGACGACTGA
- a CDS encoding deoxyuridine 5'-triphosphate nucleotidohydrolase, with translation MFDSGAAVAAALSAAGADLDDAQRQPNGVDLTVDAVFEPTEPGFVGRDGKRVAERRELEPEDGRYRLDRGTYVVRYGEPVRIPEERIGFVLPRSTLLRNACTLDTAVWDAGYEGVGEGRLDVGHAIEIEPGARIAQLVLADADHDGTYDGAYQGERL, from the coding sequence ATGTTCGACTCGGGAGCCGCGGTCGCGGCGGCGCTATCCGCGGCCGGTGCCGACCTCGACGACGCGCAGCGACAGCCGAACGGCGTCGACCTCACCGTCGACGCCGTGTTCGAACCGACGGAACCGGGGTTCGTCGGGCGCGACGGGAAGCGCGTGGCCGAGCGACGCGAACTGGAGCCGGAGGACGGCCGCTACCGGCTCGACCGGGGCACCTACGTCGTCCGATACGGCGAGCCGGTGCGGATCCCCGAGGAGCGCATCGGCTTCGTCCTCCCGCGCTCGACGCTCCTCCGGAACGCCTGTACCCTCGACACCGCCGTCTGGGACGCGGGCTACGAGGGCGTCGGCGAGGGGCGGCTCGACGTGGGGCACGCGATCGAGATCGAACCGGGCGCGCGGATCGCACAGCTGGTGCTCGCCGATGCCGACCACGACGGGACCTACGACGGCGCGTATCAGGGCGAACGGCTCTAA
- a CDS encoding LLM class flavin-dependent oxidoreductase, producing MSDHLHLNLFTMTSVEHVSPGSWRYPGDRSADYADREYWTEVARTAERGGFDAVFFADVRGVYDVYGDDREVAVEKAVQTPANDPQLVVPAMAEVTDDLGFAVTRSTTYNHPYQLAREFSTLDHLTDGRIALNVVTSYLESAAENLGLDERMDKETRYDRADEFLDVCYKLWEESWDDDAVEVDRESGRYSDPEKVHAIDHEGDHFSVPGPHGSEPSPQRTPVVYQAGSSDYGRDFAARNAEAVFASQPTEAGVREYVDDVKSRAADAGRDPESLKFFIGVVPVVGETEALAEAKYEEYKRHVDVEATLALLSGFLDMDLSELDPDQKVEHIETDAIQGTVNAFTKAQPDREWTVREVAEFCGLGTTSPKVVGTPEQVADELQYWHEEVGIHGFNVKEVVRPDSLVDFVDLVVPELRERGLVPPADAEPAGETLRERLLGEGQSRLRADHPARQ from the coding sequence GTGTCCGATCACCTACATCTCAACCTCTTCACCATGACCTCGGTCGAACACGTCTCGCCCGGGTCGTGGCGGTACCCCGGCGACCGGTCGGCGGACTACGCCGACCGCGAGTACTGGACGGAGGTCGCGCGCACCGCCGAGCGAGGCGGCTTCGACGCCGTGTTCTTCGCGGACGTGCGCGGGGTCTACGACGTGTACGGCGACGACCGCGAGGTCGCCGTCGAGAAGGCAGTCCAGACGCCCGCGAACGACCCGCAGCTCGTCGTGCCCGCGATGGCTGAGGTCACCGACGACCTCGGCTTCGCGGTGACGCGCTCGACGACGTACAACCACCCCTACCAGCTCGCGCGGGAGTTCTCGACGCTCGATCACCTCACCGACGGCCGGATCGCGCTCAACGTCGTCACCTCCTACCTGGAGTCGGCCGCGGAGAATCTCGGACTCGACGAGCGGATGGACAAGGAGACCCGGTACGACCGCGCCGACGAGTTCCTCGACGTCTGTTACAAGCTGTGGGAGGAGTCGTGGGACGACGACGCGGTCGAGGTCGACCGGGAGTCCGGCCGGTACAGCGACCCGGAGAAGGTACACGCGATCGACCACGAGGGCGACCACTTCTCGGTGCCCGGCCCGCACGGCTCCGAGCCGTCGCCCCAGCGCACGCCGGTCGTCTATCAGGCCGGCTCCTCGGACTACGGGCGCGACTTCGCCGCGCGCAACGCCGAGGCCGTCTTCGCCAGCCAGCCGACCGAGGCGGGCGTCCGCGAGTACGTGGACGACGTGAAATCGCGCGCGGCCGACGCCGGCCGCGACCCCGAGAGCCTGAAGTTCTTCATCGGCGTCGTGCCGGTCGTCGGCGAGACGGAGGCGCTCGCGGAGGCGAAGTACGAGGAGTACAAGCGCCACGTCGACGTCGAGGCGACGCTCGCGCTGTTGTCCGGGTTCCTCGACATGGACCTCTCGGAGCTGGACCCCGACCAGAAGGTCGAACACATCGAGACGGACGCGATTCAGGGGACGGTGAACGCGTTCACGAAGGCCCAACCCGACCGGGAGTGGACGGTCCGCGAGGTCGCGGAGTTCTGCGGGCTCGGCACGACCTCGCCGAAGGTCGTCGGGACGCCCGAACAGGTCGCCGACGAGCTCCAGTACTGGCACGAGGAGGTGGGCATCCACGGGTTCAACGTCAAGGAAGTCGTCCGGCCCGACTCGCTCGTCGACTTCGTCGACCTCGTCGTCCCGGAGCTCCGCGAGCGCGGCCTCGTTCCCCCGGCAGACGCGGAACCCGCGGGCGAGACGCTCCGCGAGCGGCTCCTCGGCGAGGGGCAGTCGCGGCTCCGCGCGGACCACCCCGCCCGACAGTAG